In Microbulbifer celer, a single window of DNA contains:
- the tsaE gene encoding tRNA (adenosine(37)-N6)-threonylcarbamoyltransferase complex ATPase subunit type 1 TsaE, whose amino-acid sequence MTDSLREPLEAPWELYLADEAATVAAGEVLGRACSDSGLERGLVIFLGGQLGAGKTTFSRGVLRAFGHRGAVKSPTYTLVEPYEFSDSRVYHFDLYRLGDPEELEYMGVRDYFGPGNMSLVEWSERGVGVLPEPDLKVVLNLHGTGRALTVRAMSDTGNRVLGLMQPSRQGPGSDRGAAADQQDGW is encoded by the coding sequence ATGACCGATTCTTTGCGTGAGCCTCTGGAGGCGCCCTGGGAGCTGTATCTGGCCGATGAGGCTGCCACCGTTGCTGCCGGTGAAGTGCTGGGACGGGCCTGCAGTGACAGTGGACTCGAACGCGGTCTGGTGATCTTTCTCGGCGGCCAGCTGGGTGCGGGCAAGACCACGTTCAGTCGCGGCGTACTGCGTGCGTTCGGCCATCGCGGCGCAGTGAAAAGTCCGACGTATACTCTGGTGGAGCCGTACGAGTTCAGCGACAGTCGGGTCTACCATTTCGACCTGTACCGTCTGGGCGACCCGGAAGAGCTGGAGTACATGGGGGTGCGGGACTATTTTGGCCCCGGCAATATGAGTCTGGTGGAGTGGTCGGAGCGCGGCGTCGGCGTACTGCCGGAACCGGACCTGAAAGTAGTGCTGAATCTGCATGGTACTGGCAGGGCGCTCACAGTCCGTGCAATGAGCGATACTGGCAATCGGGTGTTGGGTCTCATGCAGCCGTCTCGACAGGGCCCCGGGAGTGATCGGGGGGCGGCCGCCGATCAGCAGGATGGCTGGTAA